In Mastigocladopsis repens PCC 10914, a single window of DNA contains:
- a CDS encoding ATP-binding protein, whose translation MITISLRPTGRNWGTISFASTLYLYPILDLLLAEIPGKLQAELRLGLQEALVNAAKHGNNLDPSKTVVVRFSLIENQYWWVISDQGGGFTPSSTCDIDVAPDIDPTEYLPPDESESGRGMCILHQIFDQVQWNRKGTELRLCKHLETRPRLALRR comes from the coding sequence GTGATTACTATTTCGCTTCGTCCTACAGGGCGTAACTGGGGCACCATTAGTTTTGCCTCAACTTTGTATCTCTATCCGATACTAGATTTGCTTTTGGCAGAAATTCCGGGCAAATTACAAGCAGAACTGCGGCTAGGACTTCAAGAAGCCTTAGTAAACGCTGCTAAACACGGTAATAATCTAGATCCAAGTAAAACAGTTGTAGTCCGTTTCTCCTTAATTGAGAATCAGTATTGGTGGGTTATATCCGACCAAGGCGGTGGCTTTACACCTTCGTCTACTTGTGATATAGATGTCGCTCCAGATATCGATCCAACAGAATACTTACCCCCAGATGAGTCAGAGAGCGGTCGTGGTATGTGTATTCTCCATCAAATTTTCGATCAGGTCCAGTGGAACAGGAAAGGCACAGAGTTAAGGCTTTGTAAACACCTAGAAACTCGACCCCGGCTAGCTTTGCGACGGTGA
- a CDS encoding allophycocyanin subunit alpha-B, producing the protein MTVVSQVILQADDELRYPSSGELKNIKDYLQTGQQRIRIVTTLAENEKKIVQEATKQLWQKRPDFIAPGGNAYGERQRALCIRDYGWYLRLITYGVLAGDKEPIEKIGLIGVREMYNSLGVPVPGMVEAINCLKKASLNLLNAEDAAEAAPYFDYIIQAMS; encoded by the coding sequence ATGACTGTAGTAAGCCAAGTTATTCTCCAAGCCGACGACGAACTGCGTTATCCCAGCAGTGGCGAACTCAAGAATATCAAAGACTATTTGCAAACTGGTCAGCAACGGATACGAATTGTTACAACCCTAGCTGAAAACGAAAAAAAGATAGTTCAAGAAGCTACTAAACAGCTTTGGCAGAAGCGTCCTGACTTCATCGCCCCTGGTGGCAATGCCTACGGAGAGCGCCAGCGTGCTTTATGTATCCGTGATTATGGTTGGTACTTACGCTTAATAACCTACGGTGTACTTGCCGGTGACAAAGAACCAATAGAAAAAATTGGTTTAATTGGCGTGAGGGAAATGTACAACTCGCTTGGCGTTCCTGTACCTGGAATGGTAGAAGCAATCAACTGTTTGAAAAAAGCCTCCCTTAACTTACTGAATGCAGAAGACGCCGCTGAAGCAGCCCCCTACTTTGATTACATCATTCAAGCGATGTCTTAA
- the rlmD gene encoding 23S rRNA (uracil(1939)-C(5))-methyltransferase RlmD: protein MTEKSWKQGELIEVEITDLNDTGEGVGRWQQRVVFIPDTVPGDRAVVRLVHVKPNYAHGKLNQLLQPSPHRVRPSCIVADKCGGCQWQHIDYEYQLAAKQNQVIQALERIGGFVQPPVDPVLSTPECLGYRNKATYPVGSSHTGQVQAGYYQKGSHQLINLNQCPVQDPRLNPLLEVKQDIQKRGWQVYNEQRHTGVIRHLGLRIGRRTGEMLLTLVVKDWNLPGIQDQAQEWLKRYPQLVGVCLNRNPARTNAIFGTETRCIAGLPYLREKFARLEFQVRPDTFFQVHTETAEALLQVIQSELNLQGSEVLLDSYCGIGTLTLPLAKQVKEAMGLELQPEAVEQAILNAKHNDIHNVIFHTGAVEKLLPQVEISPDIVLLDPPRKGCDRSVIDTLLKSKPPRIIYVSCKVTTLARDLKLLCENGVYTLTRVQPADFFGQTAHVEAAAFLVLSDLNKGTNSCTKTQIKNL, encoded by the coding sequence ATGACTGAAAAAAGTTGGAAACAAGGTGAGTTAATTGAAGTTGAAATTACAGATTTGAACGATACGGGTGAGGGTGTAGGGCGTTGGCAGCAAAGGGTCGTATTCATACCAGATACTGTACCCGGAGATCGCGCTGTTGTTCGTCTGGTACACGTCAAACCTAACTACGCCCACGGCAAACTCAATCAACTGTTGCAACCATCTCCCCACCGTGTCCGACCTAGCTGTATCGTGGCTGATAAATGTGGTGGGTGTCAATGGCAGCATATTGATTATGAGTACCAGTTGGCAGCAAAGCAAAATCAAGTTATCCAGGCTTTGGAACGTATTGGCGGTTTTGTGCAACCACCAGTAGATCCAGTTCTATCGACTCCTGAATGTTTGGGCTATCGTAACAAAGCGACTTATCCTGTGGGATCGTCTCACACCGGACAAGTTCAAGCTGGTTACTATCAAAAAGGTAGCCACCAATTAATTAACTTGAATCAATGTCCTGTGCAAGACCCACGATTAAATCCTCTGTTGGAAGTCAAACAAGACATCCAAAAGCGGGGTTGGCAAGTTTACAACGAACAGCGTCACACAGGTGTGATACGCCATCTCGGTTTACGCATCGGTCGCCGGACTGGGGAAATGTTGCTGACGTTGGTGGTCAAAGACTGGAATTTACCCGGAATTCAAGACCAAGCGCAGGAGTGGTTAAAGCGCTATCCCCAATTGGTGGGAGTTTGTTTAAACCGCAACCCAGCCCGTACTAATGCCATTTTTGGCACCGAAACTCGTTGCATAGCTGGGCTTCCGTACCTGCGAGAAAAATTTGCCCGACTGGAATTTCAGGTACGACCTGATACGTTTTTCCAGGTACATACGGAGACGGCAGAGGCATTATTACAGGTGATTCAGTCAGAACTGAATTTACAAGGTTCGGAGGTGCTACTTGATAGCTATTGTGGTATTGGGACGTTAACATTGCCACTGGCAAAACAAGTTAAGGAAGCGATGGGGTTAGAATTGCAACCAGAAGCAGTGGAACAAGCAATTTTAAATGCGAAGCACAATGATATTCATAATGTAATTTTTCACACTGGAGCGGTAGAAAAATTACTCCCTCAGGTCGAAATTTCACCAGACATTGTGTTGCTTGATCCACCCCGAAAGGGATGCGATCGCTCTGTGATTGACACTCTCCTAAAATCAAAACCACCACGTATTATTTATGTCAGTTGTAAAGTCACGACCCTTGCCCGTGACCTCAAATTACTGTGTGAAAACGGAGTATATACTCTCACACGGGTACAACCGGCTGACTTCTTTGGGCAAACCGCTCATGTGGAAGCAGCTGCATTTCTTGTGTTATCAGATTTGAACAAAGGTACTAACTCGTGTACAAAAACTCAAATAAAAAATTTGTAG